In the Bacillus shivajii genome, one interval contains:
- a CDS encoding NCS2 family permease has protein sequence MSEKSVVYPLFKKEDTDAFFALFQNNLANFVIIAVAMLGLGFPASLVFGKVIPGAAVAVIFGNLYYAYMAKRLAKKENRTNVTAMSYGISTPVMFVFLFGVLLPAHTLTGDPELAWKIALAAAFISGLIELLASFTGNWIQRNLPRAAMLGALAGVAITFIAGEMLFNTLEMPVVGLFVLAVILVGIVGKVALPFRIPASLFAIIIGTGLAFTLGYVEIGAISEGLSHLGFYPILPSLAVLEGFQYLFGGMIALLAVILPITIYNAVETMNNVEAMAAEGDSYDVRECQAVDGVGTMLGAAFGGLFPTTVYIASVGAKSMGAGQGYSLLNAAVFAFAAMTGIIAALSAMIPIAVVAPILVYVGIAMVSSAFAKNEKKYYPAVAIAMLPYFANYLMTRFDGAAPEAVADISSGIVPLGEGAMFTAILLGAITVFIIDHEFHKAAVFSSIAAFLSFFGFMHAPELAFGAAVDFAIGYVLIGGFFAAFYLKEASVQAKENKTNEVTAA, from the coding sequence ATGTCCGAAAAGTCCGTTGTTTATCCACTCTTTAAAAAAGAAGATACTGATGCATTTTTTGCCTTATTTCAAAATAACTTAGCTAACTTTGTCATCATCGCAGTTGCAATGTTAGGTCTTGGCTTTCCTGCCAGCCTAGTATTTGGGAAAGTCATTCCTGGGGCCGCTGTCGCCGTTATTTTTGGGAACTTATATTATGCATATATGGCTAAGCGACTAGCAAAGAAGGAAAATCGCACAAATGTTACTGCTATGTCATACGGGATAAGTACCCCTGTCATGTTCGTCTTTTTATTTGGGGTTTTATTACCTGCTCATACGTTAACTGGTGATCCAGAACTAGCTTGGAAAATTGCTTTAGCTGCAGCGTTCATTAGTGGTTTAATTGAACTATTAGCGAGTTTTACAGGAAACTGGATTCAACGTAACTTACCTCGTGCAGCAATGCTCGGTGCATTAGCTGGGGTCGCGATCACATTTATTGCTGGTGAAATGTTATTTAATACACTCGAAATGCCTGTAGTTGGACTTTTTGTTTTAGCTGTTATTTTAGTCGGGATCGTTGGAAAAGTAGCACTCCCTTTCCGCATTCCTGCTTCTCTTTTTGCAATTATTATCGGTACTGGTCTTGCGTTTACTTTAGGTTATGTCGAAATCGGAGCAATTAGTGAAGGACTTAGTCATTTAGGTTTTTATCCTATTTTGCCGTCGCTTGCTGTGCTTGAAGGGTTCCAATACTTATTTGGTGGTATGATTGCACTCCTTGCAGTCATTTTACCAATTACCATTTATAATGCAGTTGAAACAATGAATAACGTTGAAGCAATGGCAGCAGAGGGCGATTCTTATGATGTACGCGAGTGTCAAGCAGTTGATGGTGTTGGAACGATGCTCGGAGCTGCTTTTGGTGGGTTGTTTCCAACGACCGTTTATATTGCGTCAGTCGGTGCGAAATCCATGGGAGCTGGCCAAGGGTATAGTCTGTTAAACGCAGCGGTTTTCGCCTTCGCTGCAATGACAGGTATTATCGCTGCTTTGTCTGCAATGATTCCAATTGCAGTTGTTGCTCCAATCCTTGTATACGTCGGGATTGCGATGGTCTCTTCTGCCTTTGCGAAAAACGAAAAGAAATACTACCCAGCCGTTGCGATTGCAATGCTTCCATACTTTGCAAATTATTTAATGACTAGGTTTGATGGTGCTGCTCCAGAAGCAGTTGCCGATATCTCTTCTGGAATTGTTCCATTAGGTGAGGGTGCGATGTTTACAGCAATCTTGCTAGGAGCCATCACTGTCTTTATTATTGATCACGAGTTTCATAAAGCTGCGGTTTTCTCTAGTATTGCCGCATTTTTAAGTTTCTTTGGCTTCATGCACGCACCAGAATTAGCATTTGGAGCCGCTGTTGATTTTGCAATTGGTTATGTTCTCATCGGTGGATTTTTCGCTGCCTTTTACTTAAAAGAAGCGAGTGTTCAAGCAAAAGAAAATAAAACAAATGAAGTAACCGCTGCATAA
- a CDS encoding xanthine phosphoribosyltransferase — MKALQEEILQRGIVLSDGVLKVDSFLNHAIDPNLMTKIGEEFAHRFKDEGITKIITIESSGIAPALMTSIQLQSDLVFARKRKSLTMLDQLYTAKVYSFTKQQYSEISISKEFLQPSDNVLIIDDFLANGQAALGLIDIVKQAGATVAGLGIVIEKSFQPGREMLEKEGYRIESLARIASLSDGKVTFTSKKERVTQ, encoded by the coding sequence ATGAAAGCTTTACAAGAAGAGATCTTACAACGTGGAATTGTTTTATCTGATGGCGTATTAAAAGTCGATAGTTTTTTAAATCATGCCATTGATCCAAACTTAATGACAAAAATCGGTGAAGAGTTCGCCCATCGTTTTAAAGACGAAGGGATTACAAAAATTATCACGATCGAATCATCAGGCATCGCACCCGCTTTAATGACTTCCATACAATTACAAAGCGACCTTGTTTTTGCTAGAAAACGTAAATCACTAACTATGCTTGATCAATTGTATACCGCGAAAGTATATTCATTTACGAAACAACAATATAGTGAAATTTCAATTTCAAAAGAATTTTTACAGCCATCAGATAACGTCTTAATCATTGATGACTTTTTAGCAAATGGCCAGGCTGCCCTAGGATTAATTGATATTGTCAAGCAAGCAGGAGCAACAGTCGCAGGACTTGGCATTGTGATTGAAAAATCATTCCAGCCAGGGCGAGAGATGTTAGAAAAAGAAGGGTACCGTATTGAATCTTTAGCAAGAATTGCATCATTAAGCGATGGAAAAGTCACATTCACTTCTAAAAAAGAGCGGGTGACTCAATAA
- a CDS encoding PTS sugar transporter subunit IIA, with the protein MLKKLFGLDKKEKPEVQMPEADGKDVLASPLTGSVVPLSEVPDPTFAEKMMGDGIAVKPTNGTVVAPVHAEVVQLFPTKHAVGLKTVNGVEILIHIGIETVNMQGEGFKAFVEQGDKVAKGDKLIEFDMSLVEEKAESTITPVIITNGDAVESVEKEEGTDATAGETTVMTVTVK; encoded by the coding sequence ATGTTAAAAAAATTATTTGGATTAGATAAGAAAGAAAAACCAGAAGTGCAAATGCCAGAAGCAGACGGTAAAGATGTGTTAGCGAGTCCACTTACTGGTTCTGTCGTGCCTTTATCAGAAGTACCTGACCCAACATTCGCAGAAAAAATGATGGGAGACGGTATTGCAGTAAAACCAACGAATGGGACGGTTGTCGCACCTGTACATGCAGAAGTTGTTCAACTATTTCCAACGAAGCATGCGGTTGGGTTAAAAACAGTTAATGGTGTGGAAATTTTGATCCATATTGGTATTGAAACAGTGAATATGCAAGGTGAAGGTTTCAAAGCTTTTGTTGAACAAGGTGATAAAGTGGCAAAAGGTGACAAGCTTATTGAGTTTGATATGAGCCTTGTAGAAGAGAAAGCAGAAAGTACAATTACACCTGTCATCATTACAAATGGTGATGCAGTAGAATCAGTTGAAAAAGAAGAAGGAACAGACGCAACGGCTGGTGAAACGACAGTAATGACAGTAACTGTAAAATAA
- a CDS encoding multicopper oxidase domain-containing protein, whose amino-acid sequence MFLFKKLLITVITLGLIFVSVTPLTQPTYANDMEDYENLVNDLEEKSQTLDPNEIMKAFQSGNIDSDMNLQSSPLVATNNENEDEEQSVEVIQSLSNDSELPPTSFVDQNVKVDVKFSLTLQESDVYLGGNVVYSGFTIDNKLPGPTLIVNEGDIVELEAINTGDVPHGMSIHAAYTQTSKYLGQLKPGETKSAKFKASYPGVYMYHCAPGGHAIPMHTLFGQYGMIVVLPDDGYELEKSGDEPDLELFLIQNEVYETGTDSVKEDPLYVMFNGKNFRYVEDPIKVHPGDNVRIYFLNIGPNIMSTLHVVGGIWDHVYWQGHPDNKMTGGQTVLAGPSDSWVIDWRIPEEEGTYLFVTHAFGSATRGAIGAFDASWDYTEDELDREILADGPEYSEEEMAQKRENAVRVVNPYAPTEHTEPIVIEPGQNKVSVNILGNSYDAPVLKVPVGTEVEWTNEDVFPYLDGEYTGKHDVFVTSGPERFSSEMLVHAEKFSHTFEEVGEYEYICTAHPYMVGKVIVYEPELEEAAGASPWLYATIPLAIAGLVAIPFALRRKKPENLDQAS is encoded by the coding sequence GTGTTTTTATTTAAAAAACTATTGATCACGGTAATAACACTTGGGTTGATCTTTGTTTCTGTAACTCCTCTCACACAACCAACTTACGCTAATGACATGGAGGATTATGAAAACCTTGTTAACGATCTAGAAGAAAAGTCTCAAACGCTTGACCCAAATGAGATCATGAAAGCATTTCAAAGTGGCAACATTGATAGTGACATGAATTTACAATCTAGTCCTTTAGTAGCAACGAATAACGAAAACGAAGATGAAGAACAATCGGTTGAAGTCATTCAATCACTCAGTAATGATTCAGAATTACCACCCACTAGTTTTGTTGATCAAAATGTTAAAGTGGATGTAAAGTTCTCATTAACGTTGCAAGAAAGTGATGTTTATTTAGGTGGCAATGTCGTCTACAGTGGGTTTACAATCGACAATAAACTCCCTGGACCTACTCTCATTGTAAATGAAGGGGATATTGTTGAATTAGAAGCAATAAATACGGGAGATGTCCCTCACGGTATGTCCATTCATGCTGCTTATACACAAACGTCAAAATACCTTGGTCAACTAAAACCTGGTGAAACAAAAAGTGCCAAATTTAAAGCATCCTACCCTGGCGTATATATGTACCATTGTGCACCTGGAGGACACGCAATTCCGATGCATACATTGTTCGGACAATACGGTATGATTGTTGTTCTCCCAGATGATGGCTATGAACTTGAAAAGTCAGGGGATGAACCGGACTTAGAGCTCTTTCTAATTCAAAATGAAGTATATGAGACAGGTACGGATTCTGTGAAAGAAGATCCACTGTATGTAATGTTCAACGGGAAAAACTTCCGATATGTTGAAGATCCGATAAAAGTGCATCCTGGCGATAATGTTCGCATTTATTTTCTTAACATTGGCCCAAATATTATGTCTACTCTACATGTAGTTGGAGGGATATGGGACCACGTTTATTGGCAAGGTCACCCTGATAATAAAATGACGGGTGGGCAAACTGTTTTAGCTGGCCCTTCAGACTCTTGGGTCATTGATTGGAGAATACCTGAGGAAGAAGGAACGTATTTGTTTGTTACTCACGCTTTTGGTAGCGCTACCAGAGGGGCAATCGGTGCCTTTGATGCAAGCTGGGATTATACGGAGGATGAACTAGATCGTGAAATTTTAGCGGATGGTCCAGAATACTCAGAAGAAGAAATGGCCCAAAAGCGTGAAAATGCTGTTCGTGTTGTAAACCCATATGCGCCAACCGAACATACTGAACCTATTGTTATTGAACCAGGGCAGAATAAAGTATCGGTTAACATTTTAGGGAACTCATACGATGCCCCCGTTTTAAAAGTCCCTGTTGGAACTGAAGTAGAGTGGACGAATGAAGATGTCTTTCCTTATTTGGATGGAGAATATACAGGAAAGCATGATGTATTTGTCACATCAGGTCCTGAGAGATTCTCTTCTGAAATGTTAGTGCATGCTGAGAAATTTAGCCATACCTTTGAAGAAGTCGGTGAATATGAATATATATGTACAGCGCACCCGTATATGGTCGGTAAAGTCATCGTCTATGAACCTGAATTAGAAGAGGCTGCTGGTGCTTCTCCTTGGCTTTACGCAACGATCCCTCTAGCTATTGCAGGTCTAGTTGCTATCCCATTTGCTCTTAGAAGAAAAAAACCAGAAAATCTGGATCAAGCTAGTTAA